One window of the Sciurus carolinensis chromosome 8, mSciCar1.2, whole genome shotgun sequence genome contains the following:
- the Tchp gene encoding trichoplein keratin filament-binding protein, translating into MALPTLPSYWCSRRLLGQQAARQRQREQEARLRQQWDQNSHYFQMSDICCSKQAEWSSEASYLRSMHAYQRERMKEEKRKSLEARRERLRQLMLEEQDLLARELQELRLSMNLRERRIREQHGSLKSAREEQRKLIAEQLLYEHWKKNNPKLREIELELHKKHVINSWETQKEEKKQQEATKEQEKRRYENEYETARREAMERLRAEEERRRLEDKLQAEALLQQMEELKLKEMEATKLKKEQENLLKQRWELERLEEERKQMAAFRRKAELGRFLRHQYNAQLNRRTQQIKEELEADKRILQSLLEEEDTAQRMHLTRREQALADVAWMKQVIEEQLQLERTREAELQALLREEAKEMWEKREAEWARERSARDRLMNEVLTGRQQQIQEKIEQNRRAQEESLRHREQLIQNLEEARESARRAKEESEELKSARKQELAAQVAERQLQAWEADQQAEEEEEGARQAEQLSDALLQQEAKMMAEQGYRPKPYGHPRIAWD; encoded by the exons ATGGCGCTCCCCACGCTGCCCTCCTACTGGTGCAGCCGGAGGCTTCTGGGTCAGCAGGCAGCACGACAGCGACAAAGAGAGCAAGAAGCCCGGCTTCGGCAGCAGTGGGACCAGAACAGCCATTACTTCCAGATGTCTGACATCTGCTGCTCTAAACAGGCAGAATGGAGCTCCGAAGCCTCCTACCTGCGGAG CATGCACGCCTACCAGCGAGAGAGgatgaaggaggagaagaggaagagtctGGAAGCTCGTCGGGAGAGACTCAGGCAGCTTATGCTGGAGGAACAGGACCTGCTGGCCAGGGAACTGCAGGAGCTGAGGCTGAGCATGAACTTGCGGGAACGAAGAATCCGGGAGCAGCATGGGAGTCTGAAATCTGCCCGAGAGGAGCAAAGGAAACTG ATCGCTGAACAGCTTTTGTATGAACACTGGAAAAAGAACAACCCAAAACTTCGAGAG ATTGAGTTGGAACTTCACAAGAAGCATGTGATAAACTCTTGGGAAacgcagaaagaagaaaaaaaacag CAAGAAGCCACCAAAGAGCAAGAGAAGAGACGATACGAAAATGAATACGAAACAGCTCGAAGGGAAGCGATGGAACGGCTGAGAGCCGAGGAGGAGCGAAGGCGTCTGGAGGACAAGCTGCAGGCCGAGGCGCTGCTGCAGCAGATGGAGGAGCTGAAGCTGAAGGAGATGGAG GCAACCAAACTGAAGAAGGAGCAGGAGAATCTTTTGAAGCAGCGGTGGGAGCTGGAGAGactggaggaagagaggaagcagaTGGCGGCCTTCCGGCGGAAGGCAGagctggg GCGTTTTTTGAGACATCAGTATAATGCACAGCTCAACAGACGCACCCAGCAGATCAAAGAGGAACTG GAGGCAGACAAGCGGATCCTGCAGTCactcctggaggaggaggacacAGCCCAGCGCATGCACCTGACCAGGCGGGAGCAGGCTCTGGCGGACGTCGCCTGGATGAAGCAGGTCATCGAGGAGCAGCTGCAGCTGGAGAGGACACGGGAGGCAGAGCTGCAGGCGCTGTTGAG GGAGGAGGCCAAAGAGATGTGGGAAAAGAGGGAAGCAGAGTGGGCCCGAGAGCGGAGCGCGCGGGACAGACTGATGAACGAG GTTCTGACGGGGAGGCAACAGCAGATACAAGAAAAGATTGAACAGAACAGACGGGCACAAGAGGAATCCCTGAGACACAGGGAGCAGCTCATTCAGAATCTCGAGGAGGCAAGGGAGTCGGCTCGCCGTGCCAAGGAGGAGAGTGAAGAACTGAAgtcagccaggaagcaggagttGGCAGCCCAG GTGGCAGAGCGCCAGCTGCAGGCGTGGGAAGCGGACcagcaggcagaggaggaagaggagggggccAGGCAGGCAGAGCAGCTCTCGGACGCTCTGTTGCAGCAGGAGGCGAAGATGATGGCTGAGCAGGGCTACCGGCCCAAG CCTTACGGACATCCCAGAATTGCTTGGGACTAA